Proteins found in one Rhodobacteraceae bacterium D3-12 genomic segment:
- a CDS encoding TRAP transporter fused permease subunit: MSSLLSLLFSTGRRRTLGGWTQLAVRLYTAMFTLWVLWAATISRVDALSLTVIFLSLIFVPSFLVIGATDKSHREKPTVIDWALSAVAAACAAYFIIKIPETESRISLLDELRMDQFVMAGALILLTLEITRRTVGVFLTLIVVSFIFYNLFGHLIPGQLGHGFISLGHFVDINIYTTDGLFGVPVRVAATYAFLFVMFGTFLEKAGGGDFFFGLAAALSGRSVGGPAKIAVSSSALFGTMSGSPTSDVVATGSITIPMMKRLGYKPELAGGVEVAASTGGSLLPPVMGSAAFIMAEVTGLGYGEIVLAALLPAVLYYVGIFIQVHLRSVALNLAPLDTSEVPTLAETMRKGWQFLLPLGALVTLLVMGYSPTMVAAASAIAVWAVSFFKRETRLGIKGTIEALSDTAIRMLSVTGACAAAGLVIGGITMTGLAAKFSFIAFSLAGDSVMLALMLSAVVTIILGLGMPTPSAYILAAVLVGPTLVNDYGFQELNAHLFLLYFAVMSAMTPPVAVAAYAAAAIAQANPLRIAVISMRFSVVAFVVPFMFVINPEVLSPFASLEAFVICLATVLACVIVATASEISWQGASSMPVRLAMFASAAALTVPDPMFKLAGAVVGGALLVVCFGQVRKLRHA, encoded by the coding sequence ATGAGCAGTCTTCTTTCTCTTTTGTTTTCGACCGGACGCCGCCGCACCTTGGGTGGGTGGACGCAATTGGCAGTGCGCCTATACACCGCGATGTTCACGCTTTGGGTGTTGTGGGCGGCGACGATTTCGCGGGTTGATGCGCTATCTCTGACGGTGATTTTCCTGTCGCTGATCTTTGTGCCGTCATTCCTTGTGATCGGCGCAACGGACAAGTCGCACCGCGAAAAGCCTACGGTCATTGATTGGGCCTTGTCAGCGGTGGCAGCGGCCTGTGCGGCCTATTTCATCATCAAGATACCAGAGACGGAAAGCCGGATCAGCCTGTTGGACGAGCTGCGTATGGATCAGTTTGTGATGGCGGGCGCCCTGATCCTTTTGACGTTAGAGATCACACGGCGGACAGTGGGTGTTTTCCTAACGCTGATTGTGGTGTCGTTCATTTTCTACAACCTGTTTGGCCATCTCATCCCCGGTCAGCTGGGGCACGGGTTTATCTCGCTCGGGCATTTTGTTGATATCAATATCTATACCACTGACGGGTTGTTCGGTGTGCCGGTGCGGGTGGCGGCGACCTATGCGTTTCTCTTTGTGATGTTCGGCACGTTCCTTGAGAAAGCAGGCGGCGGGGATTTCTTTTTTGGGCTTGCGGCGGCCTTGTCGGGGCGGTCTGTGGGCGGACCGGCCAAGATTGCGGTGTCGTCATCAGCGCTGTTTGGCACCATGTCGGGAAGCCCCACGTCAGACGTGGTTGCGACCGGGTCGATCACCATCCCGATGATGAAGCGGCTGGGCTATAAGCCCGAGCTGGCCGGGGGTGTCGAAGTGGCGGCCTCGACCGGGGGGAGCCTGCTTCCGCCGGTGATGGGGTCGGCGGCGTTCATCATGGCCGAGGTCACGGGGCTGGGCTATGGCGAGATCGTGCTGGCGGCGTTGCTTCCGGCGGTGCTGTATTACGTTGGGATCTTTATCCAAGTGCATTTGCGGTCGGTCGCGCTGAACCTTGCGCCACTGGATACGAGCGAGGTGCCGACTCTGGCCGAGACGATGCGCAAGGGCTGGCAGTTTCTCTTGCCGCTGGGCGCGTTGGTGACCCTTTTGGTGATGGGCTATTCGCCGACGATGGTGGCCGCAGCGAGCGCGATTGCGGTTTGGGCCGTGTCGTTTTTCAAGCGCGAAACGCGGTTGGGGATCAAGGGCACGATCGAGGCCTTGTCGGATACGGCAATCAGGATGCTGAGCGTGACGGGTGCCTGTGCTGCGGCGGGACTTGTCATTGGCGGGATCACCATGACCGGCTTGGCGGCGAAGTTTTCGTTCATTGCCTTCTCGCTTGCCGGAGACAGCGTGATGCTGGCTTTGATGCTGAGCGCGGTGGTTACGATTATCCTTGGCCTTGGGATGCCAACGCCGAGCGCCTATATCCTTGCCGCTGTTCTTGTGGGGCCGACCTTGGTCAATGACTACGGGTTTCAGGAGCTGAACGCGCATCTCTTCTTGCTGTATTTTGCTGTGATGTCAGCGATGACGCCGCCGGTGGCGGTGGCGGCCTATGCGGCGGCGGCGATTGCGCAGGCGAATCCGTTACGAATTGCCGTGATTTCGATGCGCTTTTCGGTGGTCGCCTTTGTCGTGCCGTTCATGTTTGTCATCAATCCCGAGGTGCTAAGCCCGTTCGCCAGCCTAGAGGCTTTTGTGATCTGTCTTGCCACAGTTCTGGCTTGTGTGATCGTCGCCACGGCGAGCGAGATTAGCTGGCAGGGTGCAAGCTCGATGCCAGTGCGGTTGGCGATGTTTGCCAGCGCGGCGGCGCTGACTGTGCCGGACCCGATGTTCAAGCTGGCTGGTGCGGTTGTGGGGGGTGCGCTGTTGGTAGTGTGTTTTGGACAGGTACGAAAACTTCGACATGCATAA
- a CDS encoding TAXI family TRAP transporter solute-binding subunit — protein sequence MKAKIRNSVIALSSVLSLTAGASWAGTNITLCGGSPGGLWSLLGAGLDGAVRKIDETSTVTYQTSSGGFANIVQVKQGKCDLAIVHIGEVVIAGRGEAPFKEPTGGVAAVSMLYDWAPMQWVTDKGYAETNKITSIADFAKFGGSFDLVVNRRGILPSILAEKSLGAAGVTFDMLEKNGGSVQFQGSKTASEIMQDGKADSWVNATFVGSGSIKAIAKNREVTLLSVPDDVIAQMQKDYGSKAVTIPAGAYEWLDHDVKTFGAQAALIASETADPELIKLVTTAILQHPEEIQGVHKAMGAFTLELAASIDQFPYHPVSAELIKSAGH from the coding sequence ATGAAAGCTAAAATTCGGAATTCCGTTATCGCGCTGAGCTCGGTCTTGTCGCTGACGGCGGGGGCCTCGTGGGCCGGAACCAATATCACGCTTTGCGGTGGCAGCCCCGGTGGCTTGTGGTCGCTTCTTGGTGCCGGGCTTGACGGTGCCGTGCGCAAGATCGACGAAACCTCGACCGTGACGTATCAAACGTCGAGCGGCGGGTTTGCCAATATCGTGCAGGTCAAGCAGGGCAAATGCGACCTTGCCATCGTGCATATCGGCGAGGTGGTGATTGCCGGTCGCGGCGAAGCGCCGTTCAAAGAGCCAACCGGCGGTGTGGCCGCGGTGTCGATGCTCTATGATTGGGCGCCGATGCAATGGGTGACCGACAAGGGCTATGCCGAAACCAACAAAATCACCTCGATCGCGGATTTCGCGAAATTCGGTGGCAGCTTTGACCTTGTGGTGAACCGGCGCGGGATTTTGCCGTCGATCCTGGCCGAGAAATCGCTGGGCGCTGCGGGCGTTACCTTTGACATGCTGGAAAAGAACGGCGGTAGCGTTCAGTTCCAAGGGTCGAAAACCGCATCCGAGATCATGCAGGACGGCAAGGCCGACTCATGGGTGAACGCCACGTTCGTGGGCAGCGGCAGCATCAAGGCGATTGCCAAAAACCGCGAGGTGACGCTTTTGTCCGTGCCGGACGATGTGATTGCCCAGATGCAAAAGGACTATGGTTCGAAGGCTGTGACCATTCCGGCGGGGGCCTATGAGTGGCTGGATCACGACGTGAAAACCTTTGGCGCGCAGGCGGCATTGATCGCGTCGGAAACGGCCGATCCCGAGCTTATCAAGCTGGTTACGACCGCGATTTTGCAGCATCCCGAAGAGATTCAAGGTGTCCACAAAGCGATGGGTGCCTTCACGCTTGAGCTTGCCGCGTCGATTGACCAGTTCCCGTACCATCCGGTTTCGGCGGAATTGATCAAGAGCGCGGGTCACTAA
- a CDS encoding MarR family transcriptional regulator yields MGSDVEQKSGADAPYRLDEQVGYLLRLAVQKHAIIFQKHAPFELTPTQFAALVRLAHLGECSQNELGRRTAMDVATIKGVVDRLNKKGFVQVKADPNDKRRSLLSVSDKGKGLMTTLGAAGHEISRETLKPLTAREQEVFLRLLKKLG; encoded by the coding sequence TTGGGCAGCGATGTGGAGCAGAAAAGCGGCGCTGATGCGCCCTATCGGCTGGATGAGCAGGTTGGCTATCTTCTGAGGCTGGCGGTTCAGAAACACGCGATCATCTTTCAGAAACACGCGCCGTTCGAGCTTACCCCGACACAATTCGCCGCCTTGGTGCGGCTGGCGCATCTGGGTGAGTGTTCACAAAACGAGTTGGGGCGGCGGACGGCGATGGATGTTGCCACCATCAAGGGCGTGGTTGACCGGCTGAACAAGAAGGGCTTTGTGCAGGTCAAGGCCGACCCGAACGACAAGCGCCGGTCGCTTTTGTCGGTGTCCGACAAGGGCAAGGGCCTGATGACAACGCTGGGCGCTGCGGGGCATGAGATTTCGCGCGAGACATTGAAGCCGCTGACCGCGCGCGAGCAGGAGGTGTTCCTGCGCCTGCTCAAGAAACTGGGATAG